ATCTGGAAGAATGAAAGCGGTGGCCACCACAATGTGATCGCCAATGACGGCAGTTTCAAAAGCAATATGCTGGAAAAGGGTCAGATCTACGCTTTGGTCTTTGAAAAAAAGGGATCATACAAATACTTTTGCCAGCCTCACCGCATCATGGGAATGAAAGGAATAATTGAAGTGAAATAATGAAAATAAATACTCGTCAACTCTGGTGTTGTTAAGCATTTGATTGTAATTTTGCATCACATCGGCGAGATGGACATGTTCAAACAATTTACCGCCATATTACTTCTCTTCGCCATTACGGTGCAAACCTTTCACAAGGCCATCATTGTGATTGATTTCTACAGGAATCAGGAATACATCGCCAAGAATCTCTGCGAAAACCGCTTCAGGCCTATGTTACATTGCGACGGACATTGTTTGCTCGCTAAGAAACTTCAACAGGCAGAGAAGAAGGAACAACGCAATCCTGATCTCAAAGGAGAGAACAAACAGGAAGTGGTTTCATCCAAATCTTTCTATCCTGTCATCGCAACTACTACCATTGAACCCGTAACTCCTCACAACTCATTCAACAAGGGAAAACCTGTTGACTTTGCAGAAGATTTCTTCCACCCACCTGGCGCATAAGGGTTTCATATCATCATTTCTGTTCCAACAATTTTCCAGTTTCAACCTGTGCACCACTGCTATGTCCTGCATTCACCAGGAATAGTGTGACTGCACACAATTCTCTGAACAATGAATAAATTGTTTTGTCTGTTGCTGACAACAATGTTGACAGCAGCAACAGCCTCCCTATGCGCACAGGAAACCATTACTATCAGGATCGCAGATAGAACAACCCGTGAAGCCATTCCAGGCGCTACCATTACAACTGCTGACGGAAGAAGTTATGTTGCGAATGAAAAAGGAGAGATCAGCCTTAGCAGCAATGCTGCATCCTGCACCGTGAGCGGTATCGGTTATGCATCACAAACCGTTCAACTCAGCCGGCAACAGCGTTTGGTACTGCTGGAAGCACAGGCCGCCAACATGCAACAGGTAATAGTTACAGCCAATCGCCAGGTACAAAAGAGAAGCGCTGCTCCGGTAGCCATCAGTTCCATCAGCGCTGCCACCATTCATGAAACCAAGGCCACTACCATCGATCAACTCATCAATAAAACACCGGGTGTATTCATGGTGAACCTCGGCAATGAACAACATATGATGAGCATCCGCCAACCCATGAGTACGAAAGGACTTTATCTTTATCTCGAAGACGGTATTCCCATCCGCACTTCCGGCGTTTTCAATCACAATGCATTGCTGGAGATCAATATGACTGCGGTGAAGAATATCGAGATCATCCGTGGGCCCAGCTCCAGCATGTACGGAGCGGAAGCCATTGGCGGCGCTATCAATTTCATCACCAAAGCCGCCCCGGTAGAACCGATGGCACGCATTGCGTTACAAGGCAACAACACAGGTTATAGTCGAGCAGACCTGAGTACCGGTGCCACTTTCGGCAAACTGGGCATTTCATTCAACGGCTATTTTGCGCAGAACAACAATGGCGTGCTGGAAAGAAGCGATTTCAAAAAATGGACAGGCACCCTGCGCGCTGACTATGCAATATCAGAAAAAACAAAACTCTCTTCTTCTATCACTGCACTGGATTATTACAGCGATATGCGTGGCAGTCTCGACAGCACTGCATTTCGCAACAAGGATTACAGCACTCCACAAACATTCACCTGGCGCCAGGTAAATGCCCTCCGCTTCAAAACACAACTTGACCATAAATGGAATAATGGGAGCAATACCAGTATAGCACTCATTTACCGCGACAACAGTGTGGCACAGAATCCATCCTACCGTGTGAAAGACGACTACAGAAGAGCAGGCGCCAACTGGACAGGTAAAAAATCTCTTGCTCACGGAGAGATCAACGATAATTCATTCAACAGCTACGCCGCCGTGATCACACACCAGCAGCAATGGCTGAATGGAAAACTAAATTCCGTGAGCGGCATCAGTGTGGACCTTAGTCCTTCCACTTATGAATCTTATTATATCCGCATCAACCAGGATACAGTATCAAGGAAATACCTTTCCTTCACTGAACGGCCAGACAGCCTGCTCAGTAACTATTACACCAATATCAGCAATGGCGCGGCTTTCACGCAACTGGACTACAAGCTCACAGAAAACCTCCGCCTTGTAGGCGGGCTCCGGTTCGATGTATTCAGAATGTCATTCAGGAACTATCTCCCTCCATCTGCCTTCAGCGGATCACCCAATACAACGGAGACTTATAAGCGATTTACACCCAAGGCAGGCCTTACCTGGCAGCCACATAAAGCCGTTGGATTCTATGCCAATTACAGCGAAGGATTTGTGGCGCCACAGGTAACAGAACTGTTCAACGGCGTTAAAGTGCCCGATCTCAAACCTCAAACCTTCTTCAATTACGAAGCAGGCGGATGGATCCATCTCTGGAACGGAAAGATCTATGCCGACTGGAGCGTTTACTACCTGCAAGGAACAAACGAGATCATCAGTATCCGTTTCGATGATGGCAGCTTCGGCAATGCCAATGCCGGTAAAACAAAACACCAGGGTATCGAATACGGCATCAATTTCCGTCCTGCCCGCGAATGGCTGTTCCGCTTCAGTGGCGCCAATTCCACTCATCGTTTCGTGAACTACTCCGATAAGGAAATTTCTTACAACGGCAAAACCATGAATGGCGCTCCCGCCTTCACAGGCAATGCGGAATTGCAATACAAACCCAACTGGTTCCCGGGTTTCCGCACAGGCATCGAATGGCAGCACAATGGCGCCTACTGGATGGACCCACAGAATACTGTCCGCGATCCCGGTTTCAACCTGCTCAATCTCCGTGCAGGTTACGAATGGAAATGCCTTGAGGTATGGTGCAATGTGATCAACCTCACAGACAATTACTATTCGATCAATACCAGCAAGAGCGCTTTTGGTTATGCCTATACCGTAGCCAATCCGCAGAGCTTCAATATCGGCATTGCTTACACCATCACTGGCAAAAAGAAATAGGATGATCAGGAAGAATATTTACAAATGGCATCGTATCAGCAGTCTGATCATCGCTATCCCCGTACTGCTCTGGGCCATCAGCGGACTTATGCATCCGCTGATGACCACCATCAAACCGCAAATGGCAACACAGTCACTTGCGCTGCAACCCATCGATTCAGCTGCACTGGAAACTCCATTGCCACGTGCATTGGAACAAAACAAGATCACGCATTTCCATACGATGCGATTGGTGCAGATCGATAATAACTGGTTCTACCAGGTACAATTGAAAAATGGAGACCCGCCGGTATACCTCAGTACGAAGAATGGAAAGAGTCTGCGCAATGGCGATAAACTTTACGCGCAATACATCGCCAAACAATTCCTCCAGGGTCAGCCACAACCGCCGGCCGAAGCCCAGGATGAGCATGCCGGGCATGACATGAAAGAGGAAAGTAGTTCGCATGATTGCTGCGATGCCGCCACCACCTGCGTGCTTGCAGATACAAGCGGCGCACTGGTAGAAAGCGTTGAGCTGGTAACCGGTTTCAACAAGGAATACAAATATGTGAACCGCTTACTGCCGGTTTACAAAGTACAGTTCGACCGCGAAGACGGCATCAGGGTGTATGTTGAAACCATGCAGGACAGATTCGCGTATGCAGTAGACAACAAACGTGCGGGCTTCGACAGGTTCTTTGCGCTCTGCCATACCTGGGACTGGCTGAGCGCCACAGGCCGGTTCAAATACCTGCTGATGGGATTGATCACCGGTCTCGGTTTCCTTACCACCATCATGGGTCTATATATTTTTTTCATCACTAAAACGAAAAAAGGAAAACAACCCCTCGCAAGGACCAGGAGAACGCACCGTATCGTTTCTCTGATTGCATGTGCCTTCACGCTGATGTTCACATTCAGCGGAGGATTGCATGCCCTGGAGAAACTTAAAACGCCCGACCCCATTGCAGACAATCTCAGCAACGAAATACCAGCATCCGCTGTAACGCTCAACTACAGCAGGTTACAGGCCGAGATCCCTTTCGCTGTCTGTGATCTTTCCATCACCAGGATCGACTCCGCCCTTTACTGGCGCGCAGTTACAAAAAACAAAAAAGTGGAATACCTGCATGCTGCTCATTACACAATATTGCCCAATGGTGAAGAACAACATGCGCTTTCTCTCGCCACTACTTTCAGCGGCCATGCAGCCAGGGATGTGGTGAAGATGGAACGCATCACTAAGTTCGCCGGAGAATATGGATTCGTGAACAAGAGATTGCCGGTTTGGAAACTGAGCTATGCCAGTAATAACAATGAAAGATATTATGTAGAGACCAGTACCGGGAAATGTGCAGCGCAGGTAACAGACAAAGATCTTTTTGAAGGATACAGTTTTGCATTGTTACACAAGCATCATTTTATGGACTGGGCAGGAAAATCTGCAAGAGATATCAGTACCATGATCGCTGCTGGCTTGCAGGTGATCATGGTACTGGTTGGATTATTTCTTTTTTACAGATGGATAAAACGAAAAAGATCTTAGAGTTTCAATTTCACACCAAGCTTACCCAGCAGTCCGCCCAGCCCGATGATCAGCAGGGCAAAGGCCAGGGACTTGATCAGTCCTACTGCACCGGTAAGGATCAGATCCGGCAGGGACCAGCCTGTAGCCATCGCTATAGCATACACGAAATAGGGTATCAGGTAGCAAAGCAGGGTATTGGTGCCTGCCGGTTTGATGAAATCGAACCAGGAAGCTTTTCCCTGCTGGTCGGCTATCCAGTTCACCAGCACGAATGTGGCCACCGTGATGCCGCTGCAGATCAGGATCCAGCTGGGTGTTACCCTTATTTTTGAAATACCCCAGTAAGGTCTCAGTACAAAACCCAGAGCCAGCAGTGCCGCAGCTATCAGCAGAAGGATGCCCATCATCTTTGCATGTTGCTGTAATTTGTGATAATGGAAAAAGATATTCGTGATGATGGTGCCTCCCAGTACCAATGCAACATGACCGCCCACTCCCAGCGGGCCAATCACTGCGCCCACGATCTCATTTTTCAGTAATCCCGCATGCGAAGCGATACAGATTCCCAGGAACAACGCCCATGCAATAGCAATTACAGGAGTCTTATTTCCGGCCAGCATCACTACAATAGCGCCCACCATATAGGCCCATCCGATCAGCCCGAGTATGCCCCACCAGTGCACACCGAAGCGTTGTATGTTTTCGCCTTCGCCGCTGCGGCAGATGAATGCCAGTAACAGCAGCACGCCAACAGCCAATGTTTTCAATATCCTTTTTACCCAGGGATTGGTGGTTTTGGGCCAGGC
This portion of the Pseudobacter ginsenosidimutans genome encodes:
- a CDS encoding TonB-dependent receptor encodes the protein MNKLFCLLLTTMLTAATASLCAQETITIRIADRTTREAIPGATITTADGRSYVANEKGEISLSSNAASCTVSGIGYASQTVQLSRQQRLVLLEAQAANMQQVIVTANRQVQKRSAAPVAISSISAATIHETKATTIDQLINKTPGVFMVNLGNEQHMMSIRQPMSTKGLYLYLEDGIPIRTSGVFNHNALLEINMTAVKNIEIIRGPSSSMYGAEAIGGAINFITKAAPVEPMARIALQGNNTGYSRADLSTGATFGKLGISFNGYFAQNNNGVLERSDFKKWTGTLRADYAISEKTKLSSSITALDYYSDMRGSLDSTAFRNKDYSTPQTFTWRQVNALRFKTQLDHKWNNGSNTSIALIYRDNSVAQNPSYRVKDDYRRAGANWTGKKSLAHGEINDNSFNSYAAVITHQQQWLNGKLNSVSGISVDLSPSTYESYYIRINQDTVSRKYLSFTERPDSLLSNYYTNISNGAAFTQLDYKLTENLRLVGGLRFDVFRMSFRNYLPPSAFSGSPNTTETYKRFTPKAGLTWQPHKAVGFYANYSEGFVAPQVTELFNGVKVPDLKPQTFFNYEAGGWIHLWNGKIYADWSVYYLQGTNEIISIRFDDGSFGNANAGKTKHQGIEYGINFRPAREWLFRFSGANSTHRFVNYSDKEISYNGKTMNGAPAFTGNAELQYKPNWFPGFRTGIEWQHNGAYWMDPQNTVRDPGFNLLNLRAGYEWKCLEVWCNVINLTDNYYSINTSKSAFGYAYTVANPQSFNIGIAYTITGKKK
- a CDS encoding cupredoxin domain-containing protein yields the protein MFRSIIILALLVSLLSSTPAHRHQPVTKMILMKGMKFVPSKIEVDIGDTVIWKNESGGHHNVIANDGSFKSNMLEKGQIYALVFEKKGSYKYFCQPHRIMGMKGIIEVK
- a CDS encoding PepSY domain-containing protein, whose amino-acid sequence is MIRKNIYKWHRISSLIIAIPVLLWAISGLMHPLMTTIKPQMATQSLALQPIDSAALETPLPRALEQNKITHFHTMRLVQIDNNWFYQVQLKNGDPPVYLSTKNGKSLRNGDKLYAQYIAKQFLQGQPQPPAEAQDEHAGHDMKEESSSHDCCDAATTCVLADTSGALVESVELVTGFNKEYKYVNRLLPVYKVQFDREDGIRVYVETMQDRFAYAVDNKRAGFDRFFALCHTWDWLSATGRFKYLLMGLITGLGFLTTIMGLYIFFITKTKKGKQPLARTRRTHRIVSLIACAFTLMFTFSGGLHALEKLKTPDPIADNLSNEIPASAVTLNYSRLQAEIPFAVCDLSITRIDSALYWRAVTKNKKVEYLHAAHYTILPNGEEQHALSLATTFSGHAARDVVKMERITKFAGEYGFVNKRLPVWKLSYASNNNERYYVETSTGKCAAQVTDKDLFEGYSFALLHKHHFMDWAGKSARDISTMIAAGLQVIMVLVGLFLFYRWIKRKRS
- a CDS encoding heparan-alpha-glucosaminide N-acetyltransferase domain-containing protein, encoding MSTAPATSLRISSIDILRALTMTLMIFVNDLWSLKDIPGWLEHTAAAEDGMGLADVVFPAFLFIVGMSVPLAINNRRSKGDDNGKIFLHILERGAALLVMGLFLVNGEYLNAAATGINRGVWNVLSCLSFIALWNAWPKTTNPWVKRILKTLAVGVLLLLAFICRSGEGENIQRFGVHWWGILGLIGWAYMVGAIVVMLAGNKTPVIAIAWALFLGICIASHAGLLKNEIVGAVIGPLGVGGHVALVLGGTIITNIFFHYHKLQQHAKMMGILLLIAAALLALGFVLRPYWGISKIRVTPSWILICSGITVATFVLVNWIADQQGKASWFDFIKPAGTNTLLCYLIPYFVYAIAMATGWSLPDLILTGAVGLIKSLAFALLIIGLGGLLGKLGVKLKL